The Methanobacterium sp. BAmetb5 genome includes a region encoding these proteins:
- a CDS encoding flavodoxin family protein produces MKVMGINGSPRKKGNTAKLVEKALEGAESRGAETEIIHLYDLDYKGCKSCFACKLKDGKSYGTCAARDDLTPVLGRIEEADALILASPIYLGTATGEMRSFLERLIFPYLVYNKEGSTLFPRRIPVGFIYTMGVTEEVLKEIGYEECFKTTERLVERIIGESESLLVTDTYQFDDYSKYVSSRFDPEEKLKRYQEIFPQDCEKAFKMGVQICEK; encoded by the coding sequence ATGAAAGTTATGGGAATTAACGGAAGCCCCCGAAAGAAGGGTAACACAGCTAAACTGGTTGAAAAAGCTCTGGAAGGGGCTGAATCCAGGGGAGCAGAAACTGAAATCATACACCTCTACGACCTGGACTATAAAGGTTGTAAAAGTTGTTTTGCCTGTAAATTAAAGGATGGGAAAAGCTATGGTACTTGTGCTGCTCGGGATGACTTAACACCTGTCCTGGGAAGGATTGAAGAAGCTGATGCCCTCATCCTCGCATCCCCTATTTACCTGGGAACAGCCACCGGGGAGATGAGATCCTTCCTGGAACGCCTCATATTCCCCTACCTGGTTTACAATAAGGAAGGGTCAACCCTCTTTCCCCGCCGGATACCAGTCGGTTTTATCTACACTATGGGAGTGACCGAGGAAGTGTTAAAGGAGATCGGTTATGAGGAGTGTTTTAAAACCACTGAAAGACTGGTTGAACGTATAATTGGTGAATCAGAATCCCTACTGGTCACTGACACCTACCAGTTTGATGATTACTCTAAGTACGTGTCCTCACGTTTCGATCCAGAAGAAAAACTGAAAAGATACCAGGAAATCTTCCCCCAGGACTGTGAAAAGGCCTTTAAAATGGGAGTCCAAATTTGCGAAAAGTAG
- a CDS encoding roadblock/LC7 domain-containing protein — MGLREDIGSLLKELLERAPGDVNGVAVLRPDGLMISSALPSGTDEKRVAAMAAAMVGTSQRTCDELERGDLNQVVIDGAIGKAILSYAGKKAVLAALSPGEVNLGLALLELERTALKVKEVMEA, encoded by the coding sequence ATGGGATTAAGAGAGGATATTGGTAGTCTTTTGAAAGAGTTACTGGAGCGTGCTCCGGGGGATGTGAATGGAGTGGCTGTTCTGCGACCGGATGGTTTGATGATCTCTTCGGCCCTTCCCAGTGGTACTGATGAGAAACGGGTGGCAGCTATGGCGGCAGCTATGGTGGGTACTTCCCAGAGAACCTGTGATGAGCTGGAAAGGGGAGATCTTAACCAGGTGGTTATTGACGGTGCCATTGGTAAGGCCATCTTATCCTATGCTGGTAAGAAGGCGGTGCTGGCTGCACTATCCCCGGGGGAAGTGAACCTGGGATTGGCCCTCCTGGAACTGGAGAGAACCGCACTGAAAGTAAAAGAAGTCATGGAAGCATAA
- a CDS encoding DNA-directed DNA polymerase translates to MGVHEGIPPGTVTKKFVLLDIDYITRNRVPVIRLFGKLLGEKEEGHIIAWDKSFKPYIYVIPQDIKVCTQDLSELGLNSVEKVYKKDQGKRKEVLKVTFKHPQDIPKLRDRIGNLTSVQEVREHDIPFYRRYLIDKGLSPLNVVEVEGKVLKQGPVKGSPTTPQPCIFQVKNPPKIILEEVLPEFSVLSFDIEVYNPRGMPQAELDPIIMISFSSNQGLQKVVSYKNPSTASDIHPSSDSYLDPPGDFVEVVANEKELLEKFVETVQSENPDFILGYNSDAFDLPYIMDRAAKLGVPLHLGVDGSPPRFTRLGFGNPAMIRGRVHIDLYSYVRRYLHLERHTLERVYLELFGQEKYDLPGDEIHLYWDKGDQRLERLFHYSLDDAVAVTQIGEEMLPISMELTRIVGQPLFDVSRMASGQQVEWYLIRKSFETGNLVPNRPSPEELTQREGKQVVGGYVKEPVTGLHENIVYFDFRSLYPSIIISKNISPDTLTPDYKRGTCHVCPEYGHKFHKEPVGFIPAAMGKILKDRIRIKSRMKQSRDDRERQILNAQQEALKRLANTFYGLYNHSTFRWYSLQCSESITAWGRDFLKKTMKDAENNGFKPLYADTDGFFATYTGFKMEIN, encoded by the coding sequence ATGGGCGTACATGAAGGAATACCTCCCGGTACAGTGACTAAAAAATTCGTTCTCCTGGACATTGATTACATCACCCGGAACCGTGTACCAGTTATAAGGTTATTCGGCAAACTCCTGGGAGAAAAAGAAGAAGGCCATATCATAGCCTGGGATAAAAGTTTCAAACCCTACATCTACGTCATTCCCCAAGATATTAAGGTCTGCACCCAGGATTTAAGTGAACTAGGACTTAACTCTGTGGAAAAGGTTTACAAAAAGGATCAGGGGAAAAGGAAAGAGGTCCTGAAGGTAACCTTCAAACATCCTCAGGATATCCCTAAATTAAGGGATAGAATAGGGAATTTAACCTCGGTCCAGGAGGTAAGAGAACATGATATTCCTTTTTACCGCAGGTACCTCATAGATAAAGGATTATCTCCTTTGAATGTTGTGGAAGTAGAAGGTAAGGTCTTAAAACAGGGACCTGTAAAAGGATCACCAACTACGCCCCAACCCTGCATTTTCCAGGTGAAAAATCCCCCTAAAATCATCCTCGAGGAAGTTTTACCAGAATTCTCAGTTTTAAGCTTTGATATTGAGGTTTACAATCCCCGGGGCATGCCCCAGGCCGAGCTGGACCCCATCATCATGATCAGTTTCTCCAGTAACCAGGGCCTGCAGAAAGTGGTATCCTATAAAAATCCTTCAACTGCCTCTGATATTCACCCTTCCTCGGATTCCTATCTAGACCCTCCGGGAGACTTTGTGGAAGTAGTGGCCAACGAGAAAGAATTACTGGAGAAATTCGTGGAAACTGTCCAGTCTGAAAATCCTGATTTTATCCTGGGATACAACTCCGATGCCTTTGACCTTCCCTACATAATGGATCGGGCGGCAAAGCTGGGAGTACCCCTTCACTTGGGAGTAGACGGATCCCCGCCCAGATTCACCCGGCTGGGTTTCGGTAACCCTGCCATGATCCGGGGCAGGGTGCACATTGACCTGTACTCCTATGTCCGCCGCTACCTGCACTTAGAACGCCACACCCTGGAACGGGTTTACCTGGAGCTTTTTGGCCAGGAAAAATACGACCTCCCCGGAGATGAAATCCACCTTTACTGGGATAAAGGTGACCAGAGACTGGAACGTCTCTTCCACTACTCCCTGGACGATGCCGTGGCGGTTACCCAGATCGGAGAGGAGATGTTACCCATAAGTATGGAACTCACCCGGATCGTGGGCCAACCCCTCTTTGATGTGTCCCGCATGGCCAGCGGGCAGCAGGTGGAATGGTACCTAATCCGGAAATCATTTGAAACCGGGAATTTAGTACCTAACCGACCTTCACCCGAGGAATTAACCCAGAGGGAAGGTAAGCAGGTGGTGGGAGGCTACGTTAAGGAACCAGTAACTGGGTTGCACGAAAATATTGTCTACTTTGATTTCCGGAGCCTGTACCCCAGTATAATAATTTCCAAGAACATATCCCCGGATACTCTCACTCCGGATTATAAAAGGGGAACTTGCCATGTCTGCCCGGAGTACGGGCACAAATTCCACAAGGAACCAGTGGGCTTCATCCCGGCGGCCATGGGTAAAATTTTAAAGGATAGAATAAGAATCAAATCCCGGATGAAACAGTCCAGGGATGATCGAGAACGACAGATTCTAAATGCACAGCAGGAAGCCTTGAAGAGGCTGGCCAACACCTTCTATGGATTGTACAACCACAGCACCTTCCGGTGGTACAGTCTGCAATGTTCAGAGTCCATAACCGCCTGGGGAAGAGATTTTCTTAAGAAAACCATGAAAGATGCGGAAAACAATGGTTTCAAACCATTGTACGCGGATACGGATGGCTTTTTTGCCACTTATACCGGGTTCAAGATGGAAATCAACTAA
- a CDS encoding M23 family metallopeptidase, whose protein sequence is MKPVPLESPLEGEWMVLNSPGSKVPSHGTDSFASTYAFDLLQVDWTQNSVKFHRKSTLDQILGRVHLNDCYSYGKPIYAPIPGRVVASRDGYPERDPVQPLRDISIALKNAWFFDPGKQSIQDIAGNFVIIQGEGEWEGVWIFLGHMKTGSVKAKNGDFIESGDITGNIGHSGNSTAPHLHFQLMDGPDPLTAQGVPSCFREYELHRDQTWIKVKNGIPKNKDRIRF, encoded by the coding sequence ATGAAACCGGTACCCCTAGAATCCCCCCTGGAGGGTGAGTGGATGGTTTTAAACAGTCCGGGTTCTAAAGTTCCCAGTCACGGTACGGATTCTTTTGCCTCGACCTATGCTTTCGACCTCCTGCAGGTGGACTGGACCCAAAACTCAGTTAAATTCCACCGGAAAAGTACCCTGGATCAGATCCTGGGCAGGGTGCATTTAAATGATTGTTACTCCTACGGAAAACCCATCTATGCCCCCATACCGGGTCGGGTGGTTGCCTCTCGTGATGGATACCCGGAACGGGACCCCGTACAACCCCTCCGTGATATTTCCATTGCCCTGAAGAATGCTTGGTTCTTCGATCCTGGAAAACAGAGTATTCAGGATATTGCCGGTAACTTTGTAATAATCCAGGGTGAAGGGGAGTGGGAGGGAGTATGGATCTTCCTGGGGCATATGAAGACTGGTTCGGTAAAAGCCAAAAATGGTGATTTCATAGAATCCGGAGATATAACGGGGAATATAGGTCATTCTGGTAATTCTACTGCTCCACACCTCCATTTCCAGCTCATGGATGGTCCGGATCCCCTCACAGCCCAGGGTGTTCCCTCTTGTTTTAGGGAATATGAGTTACATCGTGATCAAACCTGGATTAAGGTAAAAAATGGGATACCCAAGAATAAGGATAGAATCCGTTTTTAA
- a CDS encoding GTP-binding protein translates to MDALKVVVFGALNAGKTTFVERLSGNELFLKGEYEDITTSFDFVQIEQGGFLIHLFASPGHRRFSFMWETLATGMDGAILLIDSTVGITPVDFELIKFIEGYDVPYVIAANKEDISRLDPEVIRAELNLSGDVPIFNTSALNDDDLASFMDNLINEITGKNK, encoded by the coding sequence ATGGATGCCCTTAAAGTTGTGGTTTTCGGCGCTTTAAACGCCGGTAAAACCACCTTTGTTGAGAGATTAAGTGGAAATGAACTTTTCTTGAAAGGTGAATACGAAGATATTACCACCAGTTTTGATTTTGTCCAGATCGAACAGGGCGGTTTTTTAATACATTTATTTGCCAGTCCCGGGCATCGAAGATTCTCTTTTATGTGGGAAACACTGGCTACTGGTATGGACGGGGCAATCTTATTAATAGACTCAACCGTGGGGATAACCCCGGTAGATTTCGAGTTAATTAAATTTATTGAAGGCTATGATGTGCCTTATGTTATTGCGGCCAATAAGGAAGATATTTCTAGACTGGATCCGGAAGTTATACGTGCTGAATTGAATCTTTCGGGCGATGTACCTATTTTTAATACTTCGGCATTGAATGATGATGATCTGGCCAGTTTCATGGACAATCTTATTAATGAAATTACAGGGAAAAACAAGTGA
- a CDS encoding nucleotidyltransferase domain-containing protein, whose translation MLKSYQTNFLKKIHELTAPIQGLELLVVYGSYVRGELTSKSDVDFFALFHDSQSLEKGEETLFEILTEECDGELELPASLYAVNEDETPDKSFFYGILTEGFLITPPIYDYFTKVMEPTPRVLYTYSMEALPSKNKVKVNQILYGYSQKKGDKRYNYDGLLKHIQGEKVRSGLLIPQEHELEMDRFMRENKLNFKKKVVFV comes from the coding sequence ATGTTAAAATCTTACCAGACGAACTTCCTAAAAAAAATCCATGAATTAACCGCCCCTATTCAGGGATTGGAACTTCTTGTAGTTTATGGCAGTTATGTCCGCGGGGAATTAACGTCTAAATCTGATGTGGATTTTTTTGCTCTGTTCCATGACTCTCAATCTCTGGAAAAAGGGGAGGAAACTCTCTTTGAAATCCTGACTGAAGAATGTGACGGGGAACTGGAGCTTCCGGCTTCTTTATATGCAGTTAATGAAGATGAAACTCCAGACAAATCCTTTTTCTATGGTATTTTAACTGAAGGATTTTTGATTACTCCTCCTATCTACGACTACTTCACGAAAGTTATGGAACCCACTCCCCGAGTGCTTTACACCTATTCCATGGAAGCCTTACCTTCCAAAAATAAGGTAAAAGTTAACCAGATATTGTATGGTTATTCACAGAAGAAAGGTGATAAAAGATATAACTATGATGGTCTTTTAAAGCATATTCAGGGTGAAAAAGTACGTTCTGGACTTTTGATTCCACAGGAACATGAGTTGGAAATGGATCGGTTCATGAGGGAAAACAAACTCAATTTTAAGAAGAAGGTAGTTTTTGTCTGA
- a CDS encoding DUF488 family protein: protein MLRLKKISEVPRVEDGFRILIDESWPEGLTREEAKVDLWLREISPPPEIDEWPGDNPLFNEAVLDQTENLNQIRRNTIIKLIRNTEKEKGTVTFLYSTVGSIKQLPV, encoded by the coding sequence ATGCTAAGACTTAAAAAAATATCTGAAGTTCCCCGAGTGGAAGATGGATTCAGAATCTTAATAGATGAATCCTGGCCGGAAGGATTAACCCGAGAAGAAGCTAAAGTCGATCTATGGCTTAGAGAGATATCCCCTCCTCCAGAGATTGATGAATGGCCAGGGGATAATCCTTTATTCAATGAAGCAGTTCTGGACCAAACAGAAAATCTCAACCAAATCCGGAGAAATACAATTATAAAACTTATCCGGAACACTGAAAAAGAAAAAGGAACTGTAACCTTTTTGTATTCTACAGTGGGGAGCATTAAACAGTTACCGGTTTAA
- a CDS encoding roadblock/LC7 domain-containing protein — MVVQNLDEVLININRIRGVKDSLVAGLDGIPVTKVDRESSILSATTVAALGAVRELTRTVRYGNLEQLIVETEQGKIVIDEFGMDHVIIVLTEMNANIGMIRVMLKKAISDFTNNQ, encoded by the coding sequence ATGGTTGTTCAGAATTTAGATGAAGTTTTAATCAATATTAATCGAATCAGGGGAGTCAAAGATTCCCTGGTGGCTGGTTTGGATGGTATTCCTGTAACCAAGGTGGATCGGGAAAGTTCAATTTTAAGTGCCACCACGGTGGCGGCACTGGGAGCAGTGCGAGAACTTACCAGAACAGTCCGTTACGGGAATCTAGAGCAGTTAATCGTGGAAACAGAACAGGGGAAAATAGTGATTGATGAATTTGGTATGGACCATGTTATCATAGTTTTAACCGAGATGAATGCCAACATTGGCATGATCAGGGTGATGTTAAAGAAGGCCATTTCTGATTTCACCAACAATCAATAG
- a CDS encoding roadblock/LC7 domain-containing protein — MGLREDIGSLLKELLERAPGDVNGVAVLRPDGLMISSALPSGTDEKRVAAMAAAMVGTSQRTCDELERGDLNQVVIDGAIGKAILSYAGKKAVLAALSPGEVNLGLALLELERTALKVKEVMEA, encoded by the coding sequence ATGGGACTAAGAGAGGATATTGGTAGTCTTTTAAAAGAGTTACTGGAGCGTGCTCCGGGGGATGTGAATGGAGTTGCAGTATTGCGACCGGATGGTTTGATGATTTCTTCGGCCCTTCCCAGTGGTACTGATGAGAAACGGGTGGCTGCTATGGCGGCAGCTATGGTGGGTACTTCCCAGAGAACCTGTGATGAGCTGGAAAGGGGAGATCTCAACCAGGTGGTTATCGACGGGGCCATTGGTAAGGCCATCCTATCCTATGCCGGTAAGAAGGCAGTGCTGGCTGCACTATCCCCGGGGGAAGTGAACCTGGGATTAGCCCTACTGGAACTGGAGAGAACCGCACTAAAAGTAAAAGAAGTCATGGAAGCATAG
- a CDS encoding roadblock/LC7 domain-containing protein: MKPISEQINEVLQQMEYKSDILESYVIRKDGLIMTSSNPHVKNHMIAAMAASLINIGEKTLNDIGKDNLEKVLIKGEKLQIVIMGSSTVALVCAVESTANLGMVFLKMKRAVEKIFQIIKDAYID; encoded by the coding sequence ATGAAACCTATTTCCGAGCAGATCAATGAAGTTCTACAGCAGATGGAGTACAAAAGTGACATTTTAGAGTCCTATGTAATCCGTAAAGATGGGCTGATTATGACCTCCAGCAACCCCCATGTGAAAAACCATATGATTGCGGCTATGGCTGCTTCCCTCATCAATATCGGTGAAAAAACACTCAATGATATTGGTAAAGACAACCTGGAAAAAGTCCTGATCAAAGGGGAAAAACTACAAATCGTTATCATGGGTTCATCCACTGTAGCCCTGGTCTGTGCAGTGGAATCCACTGCTAATCTGGGTATGGTTTTTTTGAAAATGAAAAGAGCGGTGGAAAAAATATTCCAGATAATAAAGGACGCCTATATTGATTAA